A stretch of Desertifilum tharense IPPAS B-1220 DNA encodes these proteins:
- a CDS encoding RNA polymerase sigma factor, RpoD/SigA family, producing the protein MPNAEIETKTTTKPMYTADMVRTYLHEIGRVPLLTHEQEIVLGKQVQQMMQFLEDKEALEDQLGRQATQAEWAERVNLSEAELDRLMKQGMRAKQKMIEANLRLVVAIAKKYQKRNMEFLDLIQEGTLGLERGVEKFDPMRGYKFSTYAYWWIRQAITRAIAQQGRTIRLPIHITEKLNKIKKVQRELSQKFGRSATPAEIAQALELEPAQIREYLTLARQPVSLDIRVGDNQDTELQELLEDEGISPENYTTQESLRQDLNHLLDDLTPQQREVLSLRFGLQDGHELSLSQVGQRMNLSRERVRQLERQALNYLRRHRSSVREYLAS; encoded by the coding sequence ATGCCCAACGCCGAAATTGAAACCAAAACCACAACGAAACCCATGTATACTGCCGACATGGTACGCACTTATTTACATGAAATTGGTCGCGTGCCACTGTTAACCCACGAGCAAGAGATTGTTCTGGGCAAGCAGGTACAGCAAATGATGCAGTTTCTAGAGGACAAAGAAGCTCTAGAAGACCAACTTGGACGCCAAGCCACCCAAGCTGAATGGGCAGAGCGCGTGAATCTGTCGGAAGCAGAACTCGATCGCCTGATGAAGCAGGGAATGCGAGCCAAGCAGAAGATGATCGAAGCGAACCTGCGCTTAGTGGTAGCGATCGCCAAGAAGTATCAGAAACGAAATATGGAATTTCTGGATCTGATCCAGGAAGGCACGCTAGGACTAGAGCGCGGCGTCGAGAAGTTCGACCCCATGCGAGGCTACAAGTTCTCCACCTACGCGTATTGGTGGATTCGCCAAGCCATCACTAGAGCGATCGCCCAGCAAGGTCGAACGATTCGCCTCCCCATCCATATTACCGAAAAGCTGAACAAAATTAAGAAAGTCCAAAGAGAACTTTCGCAAAAATTTGGGCGCAGTGCAACTCCCGCCGAAATTGCCCAAGCCTTAGAGCTAGAACCCGCACAAATTCGGGAATATTTAACCCTTGCCCGTCAGCCCGTATCTTTAGATATTCGCGTCGGCGATAATCAAGATACGGAATTGCAAGAACTGCTTGAAGATGAAGGCATTTCTCCGGAGAACTACACCACCCAAGAATCGTTACGCCAAGACCTTAATCACCTCTTGGATGATTTAACCCCCCAACAGCGGGAAGTCCTGAGCTTGCGCTTCGGCTTGCAAGATGGTCACGAGCTTTCCCTGTCTCAAGTCGGACAGCGCATGAACCTGAGTCGCGAACGAGTTCGCCAACTCGAACGTCAAGCGCTGAACTATTTGCGCCGCCATCGTTCTAGCGTGCGCGAGTATCTAGCTAGCTAG
- a CDS encoding pentapeptide repeat-containing protein, translating to MKELDRCYQVLGLKPGASLEEVNQAYKDLAFIWHPDRIPQDNPRLQQKAQEKLKEINQAREQLRSLQPQARPVAPQPAPAPRPAPAPAPSPQPPRTPHSAYARSPQAPQPRYHRPSPFPDLTGADFTGADLSEKDLSGRNLSQANLSHANLSDAFMHKTNLTGATLYRANLFRANLLQANLQQADLREANLVGADLSGADLRGADLRGAAIGSNNRVLVKMTGAILTGAILPDGTVHE from the coding sequence ATGAAGGAATTAGACCGTTGCTATCAAGTGTTGGGCTTAAAACCAGGGGCTTCGTTGGAAGAGGTGAACCAAGCCTATAAGGATTTGGCGTTTATTTGGCATCCCGATCGCATTCCCCAGGATAATCCCCGCCTGCAACAAAAAGCGCAAGAAAAGCTGAAGGAAATTAATCAGGCTCGCGAGCAGTTGCGATCGCTCCAACCTCAAGCTCGCCCCGTTGCGCCCCAGCCTGCACCCGCCCCGCGCCCTGCGCCTGCGCCTGCGCCTTCTCCTCAACCGCCGCGAACGCCTCATTCTGCCTATGCGCGATCGCCCCAAGCGCCACAACCTCGCTATCATCGCCCCTCCCCGTTCCCCGATCTCACGGGGGCTGATTTCACGGGGGCTGATTTAAGCGAAAAGGATCTATCGGGACGCAATCTTTCTCAGGCGAATTTAAGCCATGCGAATTTAAGCGATGCGTTTATGCATAAGACGAATCTAACGGGTGCAACGCTGTATCGGGCAAATTTGTTTCGCGCGAACTTGCTGCAAGCGAACTTGCAACAGGCGGATCTGCGAGAGGCTAATTTAGTGGGGGCAGATCTGAGCGGTGCGGATCTTCGGGGTGCAGATTTGCGCGGAGCCGCTATTGGTAGCAATAACCGGGTTTTAGTGAAAATGACGGGGGCAATTCTGACGGGGGCAATCCTACCGGATGGAACGGTGCATGAATAG
- the secF gene encoding protein translocase subunit SecF: MKLQIIKQRSLWWAISGAVVLAGILSMLISVSRPDIRAPLRPGLDFIGGTRLQLERDCTQPGNCDEPIDVAQVRNIMAEQGLAGSSIQVLGEERQALSIRTRDLNTEERTSLQAALTESLGAFDPQRTQIDTVGPTLGRQLFIEGMLALLVAFAGITIYLTFRFQLDYAFFAFVALFHDVFVTLGIFSILGLVIGLEVDSLFIVALLTIIGFSVNDTVVIYDRVREVLQLNPGEHINDAVNDAVNQTLSRSINTTLTTLLPLVAIFFLGGETLKYFALALIIGFIAGSYSSIFVASSLLAWWRERTGKAILAEAVTAESADEPESGT, translated from the coding sequence ATGAAACTGCAAATTATTAAACAGCGATCGCTCTGGTGGGCTATTTCCGGCGCAGTTGTCCTCGCCGGAATTCTCTCAATGCTGATTTCGGTTTCGCGACCCGACATTCGCGCGCCGCTGCGACCGGGGTTAGACTTTATTGGGGGAACCCGCCTGCAACTCGAACGAGACTGCACGCAACCGGGGAATTGCGACGAACCCATTGATGTCGCCCAAGTGCGAAACATCATGGCCGAGCAAGGTTTAGCCGGAAGCAGCATTCAAGTTTTAGGGGAAGAACGCCAAGCCTTAAGCATTCGCACCCGCGATTTAAATACGGAAGAACGAACCTCACTGCAAGCCGCTTTAACCGAATCTCTCGGCGCTTTTGACCCCCAGAGAACTCAAATTGACACGGTTGGGCCAACTTTAGGACGCCAACTGTTTATCGAAGGAATGCTGGCGTTGCTGGTGGCTTTTGCCGGAATTACGATCTATTTGACGTTCCGCTTCCAGCTAGACTATGCCTTCTTTGCGTTTGTGGCGCTCTTTCACGATGTTTTTGTGACGTTGGGGATTTTCTCCATTCTGGGGTTGGTCATTGGTTTAGAAGTCGATAGCTTATTTATCGTGGCGCTATTGACCATTATCGGCTTCTCGGTCAACGATACTGTGGTGATTTATGACCGAGTTCGGGAAGTGTTGCAGCTCAATCCTGGCGAGCATATCAATGATGCAGTCAATGATGCGGTGAATCAAACCCTGAGTCGTTCCATTAATACCACGCTGACCACACTCTTACCGCTGGTTGCAATTTTCTTCCTGGGCGGCGAAACGCTCAAATATTTTGCTTTAGCGCTGATTATTGGCTTTATCGCGGGTTCTTACTCTAGTATTTTTGTGGCGAGTTCTCTGCTGGCGTGGTGGCGGGAACGTACGGGGAAAGCGATCCTGGCGGAAGCGGTAACGGCTGAATCTGCGGATGAGCCTGAATCTGGAACTTAA